The genomic region GGGCGGAGACGGCGTAGCGGACCACGTCCGCGACGTCCCCGGCGGTGAGCGGCTTCTCGACGCCCGCGTAGACTTTGGCGGCCGCGTCCTGGTCCCCGAGGCGGTTGAGCGCAAACTCTTCGGTGTAGACCATGCCGGGGGCCACCTCGATCACGCGGACATTGTGTTCGGCCTCTTCGAGCCGCAGGGCGCCGGTCAGGGCATGCTGGGCGAACTTGGCCGCGTTGTAGCCGCCGCCGCCCTCATAGGCCGAGTATCCGGCGGTGGAGGTCAGGTTCAGCACGGTGCCCTCGCCGCAGGCCCGCAGCATGGGCAGGAACGCGCGGATCAGCTTCATGCTGCCGAGCACGTTGACCTGGTACATCCATTCCCAGTCATCGGTCTTCGCGTCGGCCACCTTGTCGGCGCCGCGGGCGCCGCCGGCGATGTTGATCAGGGTGTCGATGCCGCCTGCCCGCGTCACCTGGTCGAGCAGCCGGGTCACATCGGCGTCGTCGGTCACATCGGCGGGAAGCGCGACGGCGCCGGTTTCGGCGGCCAGCGCTTCGAGCCGGTCGGCGCGGCGGGCGACGGCGAACACGGTCCAGCCTTCCTTACGGAGCGCACGGACGGTAGCCTCGCCGATTCCGGTGCTGGCGCCGGTGACGACTGCAGTCTTGACTCCTGCTGCGGTGGCTTCCGCTCCAGTGCCTTCTTCTGTGGTGGCTTCTGCTGCGTTGTTGCCTTTTACGTTGTTGCCGATTCCCTCAGTCATGGCACCACAGTAACGGCAATGCCGGGCTCATTTCCTTTCGTGGTGCAGGAACTCCTGCAGCACCCGCGCGTGGTTGGTCCCCGGGTCCCGCGCGCCGTAAAGCAGCGTCACTTTCCCGTGCTCCGCCGCGAGGCCGTACAGCGTCTGCACGGCCGGATTGGTGTCCAGCTCCGCTTCGTAGGCCGCGCGGAAGTCCGCAAACCGTTCCTGCATGTGCGCGAACTCCTTGCGCAGCGGCGGGGACGGCGCCACATCCTTGAGCCAGAGCACCAGCCGGGCCCGTTCCTTGCTCACGCCCCGCGGCCAGAGCCGGTCCACCAGAACCCGGCAGCCGTCGTCGTCGGAAGGGGCGTCATAGACGCGCTTGATCGCGAAGATTCCGGCCGAACTTCCCGGCGAATTGTCCATCTGCGCATGCTACTGCAGGTCAGCCCTGCGTGCCGTGGAAGAATTGACCCATGGCTGAAGACAATCAGGGTACAGACACGCCCACCACCGCCCCCATCAACGTTCCGGACAAGCCCGCCCTGGAGGGGCTGGAAGAGGCGCTCACGCGGCGCTGGCTTGAGGAAGGGACCTACAAGTTCAACCCGGAGACCACCCGGGAACAGGTCTACTCGATCGACACTCCCCCGCCCACGGCATCTGGGTCCCTCCACGTCGGACACATGTTCTCCTACACTCAGACCGACGTCCTGGCCCGCTACCAGCGCATGACCGGCAAGAACGTCTTCTACCCCATGGGCTGGGACGACAACGGCCTGCCCACCGAGCGCCGCGTGCAGAACTACTACGGTGTGCGCTGCGATCCGGCGATCGCTTATGACGCCGGCTACCGCCCGCCGGCCGAGCCCGCCAAGAACCAGCGCGACTTCGACGTCATCTCCCGCAGGAACTTCATCGAGCTGTGCGAAGAGCTCGCGGTCGAGGACGAGAAGGTCTTCGAGCACCTCTTCCAGACCCTGGGCCTCTCCGTGGACTGGGACCTGACCTACCGGACCATCGATGACAAGTCGCGCGCGATCTCCCAGCGCGCCTTCCTGGCCAATCTGACCGCCGGGGACGCGTACATGGCCGAGGCGCCCACCCTGTGGGATGTCACCTTCCGCACCGCGGTGGCCCAGGCCGAGCTGGAGGACCGCGAAGTCGCGGGCGCCTACTACCGCTACCCCTTCTTCACCGCCGAGGGCGAGAAGATCTTCATCGAGACCACCCGCCCCGAGCTGCTGGCCGCCTGCGCCGCGCTCGTGGCGAACCCCGACGACGAGCGCTACAAGCCGCTGTTCGGCAAGAAGGTCACCTCTCCGCTGTTCGGCGTCGAGGTGGAAGTCAAGGCCCACCCGCTCGCCAAGGCGGACAAGGGCTCGGGCATTGCCATGGTCTGCACCTTCGGCGACCTCACCGACGTCACCTGGTGGCGCGAACTGCAGCTTCCCACCCGCGCGATCGTGGGCCGCGACGGCCGCATCATCGGCGAGACGCCGGAATGGATCACCACCGAGGAAGGCCGCGCCAACTTCGCGGCAATTGCCGGCAAGACCGTCTTCAGCGCCAAGGAAGGCGTAGTGGAGCGCCTGGCTGCCGCAGAACTGCTCGACGGCGAGCCCAAGAAGATCATGCACCCGGTGAACTTCTTCGAAAAGGGCGACAAGCCCCTCGAGGTGGTGACCTCGCGCCAGTGGTACATCCGCAACGGCGGCCGTGACGAGGACCGCCGCGAACGGCTGATCGGCCGCGGCAACGAGATCGAGTTCCACCCGGCCTTCATGCGCTCGCGCTACGAGAACTGGATCTCCGGGCTTAACGGCGACTGGCTCGTGTCCCGCCAGCGCTTCTTCGGCGTGCCGGTACCGGTCTGGTACCCGCTGGACGCCGACGGCAACCCCGACTACGACGCCCCGATCCTGCCCGCGGACGCCCAGCTCCCCGTGGATCCTGCCGCCGACGCCGCCCCCGGCTACGCGGAGGACCAGCGCGATGCGCCGGGCGGCTTCACCGGCGACGCGGACGTCCTGGACACGTGGGCCACATCCTCGCTGACCCCGCAGATTGTGGGCGGGTGGAGCACCGACGAGGCGCTCTTCGCCAAGGTCTACCCGTTCGACGTGCGCCCGCAGGGGCACGACATCATCCGGACCTGGCTGTTCTCCTCCGCCGTCCGCGCCGACGCGCTGCAGAAGACCGCTCCGTGGAAGCACGCGGCGATCTCCGGCTGGATCCTGGACCCGGACCGCAAGAAGATGTCCAAGTCCAAGGGCAACGTGATTGTTCCCACGGACGTGCTGGAGGAATACGGCTCCGATGCTGTGCGCTACTGGGCCGCCTCGGCCAGGCTCGGCGCGGACACGGCCTACGAGATCGCGCAGATGAAGATCGGCCGCCGCCTGGCCATCAAACTGCTCAACGCCTCCAAGTTCGTCCTGAACCTGGGCGCCACCGAGGACTCGGTGGTATCCGGGGACCTGTCCGTGCTGAGCAACCCCCTGGACCGGGCCGTCCTGGCCCAGCTCGCGGACGTCGTCCAGCAGGCCACCAGGGCGTTCGACAGCTACGACTACGCCCGGGCCCTGCAGATCACGGAGAGCTTCTTCTGGAACTTCACCGATGACTATGTGGAGCTGATCAAGGACCGCGCCTACGGTGCCGCCGGCGAGGAGCAGCAGGCGTCCGTGCTGGCGGCCCTCGCGACCAGCCTGGACACCCTCCTGCGGCTGTTCGCGCCGTTCCTGCCGTTCGCCACGGAGGAAGTCTGGGGCTGGTGGCGCACGGGTTCCGTGCACCGCGCGCAGTGGCCCTCCGCCGTCGGGACCGACGGCGACACGACCCTCCTGGCGACGGTCGGCACCGCCCTCAGCGGCATCCGCAAGGCCAAGTCCGAGGCCAAGGTCAAGCAGCGCACCGAGGTGCTCTCCGCCGTCATCACGGCCCCGGAGGGGATCATCACCCAGCTGAAGGCGGGCCTGGCCGACCTCAAGGCTGCGGCCAATGCGCGTGACATCGCGCTCGTGGCCGGCGAGGGTGAACTGGCCGTCGGCGACGTGGTGCTGGCAGCCCCCGAGGAGCCCGCCCGGGCGTAACGGCCGCCGGCTGCCGTAAACACGTGAGGGCCCTCCGCCCGACTGATGCCGGGCGGAGGGCCCTCGCTGTGTGTTGATCGGGTCTTTGCTTTCCGGGGGCGCTTCAGAGCTCGAAGGACGTCTCGAAGTGCGTCAGCACCGGCGGTCCGGCCAGCAGGTCTCCCAGTCCGCTCGCTCCGTCACCCGCGCGCCAGGCGCGGTAGGCGGCGTCGTGCTCCAGCGACGCCCACTGTTCCACCACGAGAAAGTGCGCCGGATCCTTGCTGTCGACCAGCACATCGACACCGAGGCAGCCCTCAAACGCCCGGGTATCGGCGAGGATGTCGCGGAGCACGTCCGGGGCCGTGGACAGGGCTTCCGCTTTGAGGTTCAGGTCAAGATGGGCCGTGATGGGCATGGGGCTCCAATGGTCGCAGGTGGTGGACACAGGTCACAGGACACAGCCGGCGGGATGTCTGGACATCACGGCACCGGGATTACTGCCCTGTCATTGAAGGCAACAGCGGCGCCGCCGGACTTGTTCCTCCGGCCCTGCGCCGCCGGACTTGTTCCTCCGGCCCTGTGCCGCCGGACTTCGTCCTGTGCCGGCCTTCGTGTGCCGGCCTTCGTCCTGTGCCGCCCTTCCTCTGCCGGCCTTGCGCTGCTAGGCGCCGGAGCCCCGGCTCTGCCGTTCCGCCTCGCTGATCGCCCAGGCGGCATTGACGAGGCCGATGTGGCTGAATGCCTGGGGGAAGTTTCCCAGCAGCTCGCCGCTGTCAGGCGCGACTTCCTCGGCCATCAGGCCCAGGTCCGTCGCGAAACCGGCGGCGCGCTCGAAGACGGCGCGGGCGCGTTCCGTGCGTCCGGCGAGAGCGAGTGCCTGGGCAAGCCAGAAGGTGCACAGAAGGAAGGTGCCCTCGTCCCCCGGGATGCCGTCGTCCGCGAGGTAGCGGTAGACGAGGCCGCGGCGGTCCGTGAGGCGCTCCTCGATCGCCTCAAGTGTGGCCAGGAAACCGGGGTCATCCGCGGGGAGGAACCCTGCGATGGCGAGCAGCAGGGCGGACGCGTCGAGGTCCTCTGAACCGTAGGCCTGGGTGTAGGCGTTCGCTCCCTCATTCCAGCCCTCAGCCCGGATGGACGCCGCGATCTCTGCCCGCACCGCCTTCCAGCGCGGCACCCGTTCGGCTGCCTGGAGGAGCCCGGCGAGGGAGATCGCACGGTCGACGGCGACCCAGCACATGAGCTTGGAGTGCAGGTAGTGGCGCGGCTCGCCGCGGACCTCCCAGATGCCGTGGTCGGCGGAGCGCCAGCGTGAGGCGGCGGCATCCGCGGCGTCCGCGAGGAACCGGCGCGTTTCCGGGGCCAGGTCCGCGAGATATTCCGGCAGCCGGGCGGCGGCGTCGAGCAGTTCGCCGTAGACGTCGAGCTGGCGCTGGTTCCAGGCGCCGTTCCCCACCCGGACCGGGGCGCTGGCGCGCCAGCCCGGCAGGTGGTCCAGTTCCCGTTCGGGCAGCTCCCGTTCCCCGCCGACGCCGAACATGATCTGCAGTTCCTCACCGCCTGCCAGCTGGCGGGCTGCCGCCGTCGCAAGGAACTGGAAGAACTTCCCCGCCTCGTCCGGGCAGGCCGCCACCCACAGCGCCTGCAGGGTCATGCTCGCGTCGCGGATCCACGTGTACCGGTAGTCCCAGTTCCGCGTGCCGCCGGCCACCTCCGGCAGGGACGTCGTAGGGGCAGCCACGATGGCGCCGGTGGGGTAGAAGCTCAGCGCCTGCAGGATCCGTCCGCTCGCGGAGACGAGGTCCTGCCACGGGCCGCGGTAGTTCTGGTGCATCCCGGACCAGCTGGTCCAGCCCTGGACAGTGTCCTCGAGGCGCCGGGCGATGTCCGTCTGGCTCCAGAAGACCGGATCCCCGTCCCCGGCAACTCTGCAGTGGAGGGCGAATCCAAGAACGTCCCCGGCGTGGAGTGTCACCCGCGTCAGCGCGGTGTCCCCGCCGAGCCGGAACGCCACCGCCGTCGAGAAGGACACCGCCGTCGAGAAAGACAGCACCGTCGTCCCCGCGCTGATCTCGATGCCTCCGTCCACTGCGCTCAGGCGCGGCCGGGACAGGCCATAGTTCGGCCGGGCGCTGAAAACAATGTCGACGTCGACGGAGCCCTGGACACAGGACAGCTGACGCAGCAACGTGCCAGGCGAATCGGCCCCGAGATCATGCCCCCTTCTTCCGTCCCCCAAGGCGAGGGCATCCGTGACGACCAGGCAGCCGTCAGATGAAGTGTGGGTGGTTTCCAGCACCATGGTGGGCCCGAGGTAGCGGCGGGTTGAGGTATGTTTTCCCGCCGGCCGGACCGACCAGAACCCCGCATCCTCGCCAAGGATCCGTCCGAACACCGAGGGGCTGTCGAAGCGCGGAAAGCAGAGCCAGTCCACGGATCCCGCGGCGCTGACCAGGGCCGCGGAGCGGCAGTCGGAGAGCAGGGCGTAGTCCGCAATGGCTTCGTTACTCTGGACACTACTCACAGGCACACCCTGACCAGTTTCGGGCAAGCTGTTTTGGGGCAAACTATTTTTGGGGTTAGCCGTATTGGGGCAAGCTATTTTTGGGCAAAGGGGAAGCCCCATCAGCGTTAGCCGTTGGTGGGGCTTCGACTTTTCGATTGCCACGTGACGTCTTAGACAATCTGGCGGGATCCTTAGATGTTCAGGTCTTCCTACCTCGTCACCGGTAGCCATCATCTGACTTTGCCGAAGGCTGCGTCGGATGAGTGTCACTGAATCTTTGGTTCCTGCGTCCCGCTTCTTTCGAAGTGGGTAAGTTCAATTGTGGTCCTCGGCCACGCCGTGCGCAAGAGGCCGGGAAGAATTACATCACAGTAATTCTTCCCGGCCCCTGGACGCGCTTTTGGACGGCCTTTGGCTGCCCGTGGAGGGTGCCGGCGGCGGCGGAAGGATCAGGCGAAAACAGGGCTTTCGGTCCGGCTGCGCTTGATTTCGAAGAAGTACGGGAAGGATGCCAGAGTCACGGTGGCATCCCAGATGCGTCCGGCCTCTTCGCCGCGCGGGATGCGGGTCAGGACGGGGCCGAAGAACGCGGTGCCGTTGAAGGCCACCACGGGCGTTCCGACGTCCTGGCCGACGAGGGAGATGCCGGCCTCGTGGCTGCTCCGCAGCTGAGCATCGAAGTCCTCTGACTGGCCTGCCGCGGCAAGTCCGGCCGGCAGTCCCGCCTCGGCCAGCGACTTGGCGATGACCTCGTCGATGTCCTTGATGCCTTCGTTGTGGATCCTGGTGCCCATGGCGTCGTAGAGCGGCTTGATGTACTCGGCACCGTGCTGTTCGGCAGCGGCAGTGATGACGCGGACCGGGGCCCACGCCTTCTTCATGAACTCCTTGTACTGCTCGGGCAGCTCCTCGCGGCCCTCATTCAGCACGGCGAGGCTCATGACGTGCCATTCGGTCTTGATGTCGCGGACTTCTTCCACTTCGCCGATCCAGCGGGAGGTGACCCAGGCGAAGGGGCACATCGGGTCGAACCAGAAATCGGCCTTGTTGGGAGCAGTTTCAGACACAGGTGGTCTCCTCGGGAAAGTCTTCGGGGCATGGCGCACTCATGGCGCACCACTGGTGTCTAGCGACTAACTAAGCGGATTTATTCCGGCGCTTGGCCACGACGTCGTGGGCGATCATCGTGGGCTGGGACTTCTTGGCCACCACATCGGACGTGATGACGACGCTGGCGATGTCATCGCGGCTGGGGAGGTCGAACATGACCGGTAGCAGCACTTCCTCCATGATTGCCCGGAGCCCGCGGGCGCCCGTGCCGCGTTCCAGCGCCTGGTCGGCGATCATGTTCAGCGCCTCTTCGTCGAAGAGAAGTTCGACGCCGTCGAGCTGGAACATCTTCTGGTACTGCTTGACGAGGGCGTTCTTCGGCGTGGACAGAATCTGGATGAGCGCCGCACGGTCCAGGTTCGAGACTGTCGTGATGACGGGCAGCCGGCCGATGAATTCGGGGATCAGGCCGAACTTGAGCAGGTCTTCCGGCATGACCTCGCCGTAGGAATCCGTGGTGTTCTTGACCTCGTTGAGCGGGGCGCCGAAGCCGATGCCCTTGCGGCCGGAGCGGGAGCCGATGATGTCCTCAAGCCCCGCGAAGGCACCGGCCACGATGAAGAGCACGTTGGTGGTGTCGATCTGGATGAATTCCTGATGCGGGTGCTTGCGGCCGCCCTGCGGCGGGACCGAGGCGACGGTGCCCTCGAGAATCTTCAGGAGCGCCTGCTGCACGCCCTCGCCCGAGACGTCCCGGGTGATGGACGGGTTTTCGCTCTTGCGCGAGATCTTGTCGATCTCATCGATGTAGATGATGCCCTGTTCGGCCTTCTTGACGTCGTAGTCGGCGGCCTGGATGAGCTTAAGGAGGATGTTCTCGACGTCCTCGCCGACGTAGCCGGCCTCGGTCAGGGCCGTGGCATCGGCCACAGCGAACGGGACGTTGAGGCGGCGGGCCAGGGTCTGGGCCAGGTACGTCTTGCCGCAGCCGGTGGGGCCGATCAGCAGGATGTTTGATTTGGCGATCTCGACGTCGTCGTGGTGCACGCCGTCGGCGAGGCTGCCGCTCTTGGGCGCATGGCCGGCCTGGATCCGCTTGTAGTGGTTGTACACCGCGACGGCGAGGGAACGCTTGGCGGGTTCCTGCCCGATCACATATTCCTGCAGGAAATCGAAGATCTCGCGGGGCTTGGGCAGTTCGAAACTGCCCAGGTCGGCTACTTCGGCGAGTTCTTCTTCGATGATCTCGTTGCAGAGTTCGATGCACTCGTCGCAGATGTAGACGCCGGGCCCGGCAATGAGCTTGCGAACCTGCTTCTGGCTCTTTCCGCAGAAAGAACACTTCAGCAGATCAGTGCTCTCGCCAATCCGAGCCATGTGTGAACCCCTTTAGTAGCTTGCTGCTGGCTGTGACATGTTCCACTCTAGGTCACTTTGGGCCTGTTGGGTGGAAAGCGGACGCCGGTGCGGCCTTGTGAAGGTGCCGCACCGGCGTCGTAGTTTGTTGATTAGCGCGTGATCGCCTGGGGCTTGATCTTGCGGGAATCCAGGACCTGGTCGATGAGGCCGTACTGCATGGCCTCGGCGGCAGTGAGGATCTTGTCCCGCTCAATGTCGTTGTTGACCATTTCCGGCGTCCGGCCGGAGTGCTTGGCCAGCGTGTCTTCAAGCCAGGCGCGCATGCGCATGACTTCGGCGGCCTGGATCTCCAGGTCGGACGCCTGACCACCCTGGCCGCCGGAGAGTGACGGCTGGTGGATCAGGACCCGGGCGTTCGGCAGGGCCAGTCGCTTGCCCGGCGTGCCGGCCGCGAGCAGCACGGCAGCTGCGCTGGCCGCCTGGCCCAGGCAGACGGTCTGGATCTCGGGCCGGATGTACGTCATGGTGTCGTAGATCGCGGTCATGGCGGTGAAGGAGCCGCCCGGCGAGTTGATGTAGAGGGTGATGTCGCGGTCCGGGTCGGTGGACTCCAGCACCAGCAGCTGCGCCATGATGTCGTCGGCCGAGGCGTCGTCCACCTGGACACCGAGGAAGATGATGCGGTCCTCGAACAGCTTGGTGTAGGGATCCTGGCGCTTGAAGCCGTACGGAGTGCGCTCTTCGAACTGCGGCAGGACGTAGCGGCTGCTCGGCAGGTTACCGGCAGTCGATCCGAAATTGTAGTTCATGTTCATTGCTCCTGAAGTCATTTCTCGCTACCTGCCGGTTAGTTCTCGGTGGGTGTGCCTGCGGCAGAACCGCCGGCGTTGCCGTTGGCGTTGGTTCCGCCGCCACCGGCCACAGATCCCGCGTGCGCGGCGATCTTGTCGAAGAAGCCGTATTCCAGGGCTTCAGTTGCCGTGAACCACTTGTCGCGGTCGTTGTCCTTGAGGATGGTCGCCACGCTCTGTCCGGTCTGGTCCGCGGTGAGCTCGGCCATGACCTTCTTCATGTGCAGGATCAGTTCGGCCTGGATCTTGATATCCGACGCCGTGCCGCCGATGCCGCCGGAGGGCTGGTGCATGAGGATGCGGGCGTTCGGGGTGGCGTAGCGCTTGCCCTTGGTGCCGGAGGAGAGCAGGAACTGGCCCATGGACGCGGCCAGGCCGGTCGCCACGGTGACTACATCGTTCGGGATGAACTGCATGGTGTCGTAGATGGCCATGCCGGCGGTCACGGAGCCGCCGGGCGAGTTGATGTAGAGGTAGATGTCCTTCTCAGGGTTCTCTGCCGAAAGCAGCAGGAGCTGCGAGCAGATCGCGTTGGCGTTCTCGTCGCGGACCTCGGAGCCGAGCCAGATGATGCGCTCTTTCAGCAGGCGGTTGTAAATGTAGTTATCCTGGGCTGCCGGATCGACCGTGGCCATCCGGGGTGCCCCTGCTTGCTGTGACATATGTACTTACCTCTCGCTGGCGACGGTGACGTCACTGAACGACATCACTGAACTTTCCTACATGGACACTAACGGTTTTCACGGACCGTTTGTGCGCAGGCGCGGGGCTGTTCGCTGACGGCGCACGACTGGCCGGACCCCGCGGGGCGGGTCCCGGAGGAGCGGCCGAGCGGGCTTAAAACAGACGGCCCCCGGATCGGTGATCCGGGGGCCGTCAGAGGTGATGCTAGAACTTCACAGCTGCGGGATCATCGCTCGGCGTGGCCTCGGCGGCTGCTGCTTCCTCGGAAGCTTCTTCCTCAACGGACTCGGCGGCCGGAGCAGCCTCGTCGCCGGGGCGGACGAAGTCGCTGAGGTCAACCTTGTTGCCCTCGGAGTCCGTAACCTCGGCCTGGCCCAGGACGACGGCCAGCGCCTTGCGGCGGCGGACCTCCGAAACCATCATGGGAACCTGGCCGCTCTGGTCGATGATCTGGGCGAACTGGTTCGGGTCCATGCCGTACTGGCTGGCGGTGGTGACGATGTAGTCGATCAGCTCGTTCTGGCTGACGTTGACTTCTTCCTTCTCGGCAATCGCGTCAAGGATGATCTCGTTCTGGAAAGCGCGCTCGGTGTTGGCCTTGACCTCGGCGCGGTGCTCCTCGGTGTCGTGCTCGCCTTCACCGTGGGCGTTCTCGGCGCTGAAGTGCTGCTCCAGCTGCTCTTCGACGATCGATTCCGGGACGGGAACCGCGACGAGCTCAACGAGCTTGTCCAGGACCTTGTCGCGGGCCTCAACGCCCTGCTCCACAACCTTGGACTCGGCGGCCTGCTTGGCGAGGTCCTCGCGGAGCTCGGCGAGGGTGTCGAATTCGCTGGCGAGCTGGGCGAAGTCGTCGTCGGCGACGGGGAGCTCGCGCTCCTTGACGGCCTTGACGGTGACCTTGACCTGAGCGGATTCGCCGGCGTGGTCGCCGCCCACCAGGGTGGTGTCGAAGATGGCGTCCTCGTCGGCGCTGAGGCCGGTGACGGCCTCATCGAGGCCTTCGAGCATGGTGCCGGCGCCAACCTGGTAGGACAGGCCGGCTGCGGAGTCGACCTCTGCGCCGTCGATCGAGGCAGCGATGTCGATGGTGAGGAAGTCACCATCGGCGGCGGGGCGGTCGACGGACTTCAGGGTGCCGAAGCGGCCGCGGAGCTCGTCCAGGGCCTTGTCGACGTCGGCGTCGGAGGACTCAGCGGCGGCCACCTCAACCTTGATGCCGGCGTAGTCGGGCAGTTCGATCTCCGGGCGGACGTCAACCTCGGCGTGGAACTTGAGCTCCCCGTCGGTGGCGGACGGGTCCGGAACCTCGGTGATCTCAACCTCGGGACGGCTCAGCGGGCGGATGCCGGTTTCCTGCACGGCGGCCTGGTACCAGCCGTTGAGGCCTTCGTTGATGGCCGTCTCCAGGACGTAGCCGCGGCCAACGCGCTGGTCAATGAGCTTGGAGGGGACTTTGCCCTTGCGGAAACCGGGGACCTGGATCTGCGAAGCAACAGTCTTGTATGCCTCTGCGATGCTGGGCTTCAATTCCTCAAAGGGGACCTCAACATTGAGCTTGACCCGCGTGGGGGTGAGGTTCTCGACAGCGCTCTTCACAGTCTAAGTACTCCTGGTGTGGGGGGATGGGGTTCTGCATTGCCACGTGCTGGCAGTGCTTGCAGAGTCGGGGTGACAGGATTTGAACCTGCGACTTCCTGCTCCCAAAGCAGGCGCTCTAGCCAAGCTGAGCTACACCCCGTAAGTGCACAGAACAGTCTACGGTCATACTGTGCCAATTTGCACATTTGACACCGGGGCCCTGCATTAGGTTTAGTTGTATCCGGCTTGAACAGCCGCCCGGAAGTTTTGCTGGAAATGCTCTTGCTGTCGCAAGACTAAAAATCCGGCATCACCCTGGGGACGTAGCTTAATGGTAAAGCCTCAGTCTTCCAAACTGATTACGCGGGTTCGATTCCCGTCGTCCCCTCCACAACAGCCGCGAGGCAACAAAAAAGCCCCTCTCCGGAGGGGCTTTTTCATGCGCTTTTCCTGCACTTTTCCTGGGATTCCGGGCGTCCTTCCTCTTTCTCAGGCCCCGCCCCCATGATCGGCATCCGTGCCTGCCCACATGACTGATTGATGCCGCGGAACATGCCGGCTCAGGCCTGCTGGCATTGCGGGCACCAGTACAGTTTCCGCGCCGCCAGCTCCGTGAGCGCCACGGGGGTCCCGCAGTCCCGGCAGTCCAGGCCGTGCCGTCGGTAGACGAAGTGCGCCTCCTGCGGTTCCGGAAGCACGCCGGCCGGCGGGCCCGGGTAGCCGGTCCAGTACTGCGGCGGCGTCGTAATAATCCGGCCGTCCCGGACGCCGTCGGACATCATGGCCGCGGTGTCGTCCCAAAGCCGGCGCGCGGCCTCCGGAGACAGTCCGGCCCCGGGGAGCCAGGGGTTCAGGCGCTGCCTGAACAGCAGTTCGGCACGGTAGACGTTCCCGACGCCGGCAATCACCTTTTGGTCCATGAGCAGGGTCGCGACGGGCGTGCGTCTTCGGCCCAGGGCGGCGGCGAAGGCGTCCCGGTCCCCGGGCAGGTTGCGCAGCGGGTCCGGACCCAGGCGGGCCAGGACTGCCGCCGCATCGGCCCCCGTGATCGCCGCACACGTGGTGGCGC from Arthrobacter sp. NicSoilB8 harbors:
- a CDS encoding ATP-dependent Clp protease proteolytic subunit, with translation MNYNFGSTAGNLPSSRYVLPQFEERTPYGFKRQDPYTKLFEDRIIFLGVQVDDASADDIMAQLLVLESTDPDRDITLYINSPGGSFTAMTAIYDTMTYIRPEIQTVCLGQAASAAAVLLAAGTPGKRLALPNARVLIHQPSLSGGQGGQASDLEIQAAEVMRMRAWLEDTLAKHSGRTPEMVNNDIERDKILTAAEAMQYGLIDQVLDSRKIKPQAITR
- a CDS encoding ATP-dependent Clp protease proteolytic subunit; protein product: MATVDPAAQDNYIYNRLLKERIIWLGSEVRDENANAICSQLLLLSAENPEKDIYLYINSPGGSVTAGMAIYDTMQFIPNDVVTVATGLAASMGQFLLSSGTKGKRYATPNARILMHQPSGGIGGTASDIKIQAELILHMKKVMAELTADQTGQSVATILKDNDRDKWFTATEALEYGFFDKIAAHAGSVAGGGGTNANGNAGGSAAGTPTEN
- the tig gene encoding trigger factor gives rise to the protein MKSAVENLTPTRVKLNVEVPFEELKPSIAEAYKTVASQIQVPGFRKGKVPSKLIDQRVGRGYVLETAINEGLNGWYQAAVQETGIRPLSRPEVEITEVPDPSATDGELKFHAEVDVRPEIELPDYAGIKVEVAAAESSDADVDKALDELRGRFGTLKSVDRPAADGDFLTIDIAASIDGAEVDSAAGLSYQVGAGTMLEGLDEAVTGLSADEDAIFDTTLVGGDHAGESAQVKVTVKAVKERELPVADDDFAQLASEFDTLAELREDLAKQAAESKVVEQGVEARDKVLDKLVELVAVPVPESIVEEQLEQHFSAENAHGEGEHDTEEHRAEVKANTERAFQNEIILDAIAEKEEVNVSQNELIDYIVTTASQYGMDPNQFAQIIDQSGQVPMMVSEVRRRKALAVVLGQAEVTDSEGNKVDLSDFVRPGDEAAPAAESVEEEASEEAAAAEATPSDDPAAVKF
- a CDS encoding DNA-formamidopyrimidine glycosylase family protein, yielding MPEGHSVHRLARQFGDVFTGERLSVSSPQGRFAPGAALLDGHVMEAATAHGKHLFLEFDHGVVLHVHLGLYGAWDFGGDATFRGSSSIGAPRKVGEREMFDDDAEPAGAVRAATSAASPAYAGPPAPVGAVRVRLVSGHGWADLRGATTCAAITGADAAAVLARLGPDPLRNLPGDRDAFAAALGRRRTPVATLLMDQKVIAGVGNVYRAELLFRQRLNPWLPGAGLSPEAARRLWDDTAAMMSDGVRDGRIITTPPQYWTGYPGPPAGVLPEPQEAHFVYRRHGLDCRDCGTPVALTELAARKLYWCPQCQQA